A genomic segment from Antedon mediterranea chromosome 6, ecAntMedi1.1, whole genome shotgun sequence encodes:
- the LOC140051631 gene encoding uncharacterized protein, with product MKISQKKIKKGIFISYSPNGGYEERKFVADTVKQFKENSLSEDIWFDKDEKNTNSPAWFSQRMEASERCRASVCFLSESYFQCPVSIYEARCLLERRRGDKPPRIFAVLLIDSISIPNGYTELMVNSINLTGSYASLSLAEKSSLVIGKFMEDLEACASVFAANTPITPEMDFTEDYKQKKLCRWTANDVQSWLYYLGIREFFQQSFAEQAVDGFLLMSLIDSDLSEHLAIDSRVVRKKLLQQIFLTLEKEQRLQDNWHLRLRTHRSRAEIVYLIYDPADVRLAQNFKQDLQRKNLQVLTHDKLGQSKEEFLQINGRLLAQAKNVIVLLTEASVLSPFVFHEVLFADWLGKTLVTVMFKNVWSRMRPSLKAVLGECSAIDFETKMYCDGMDILHHHIKPLRKVPGVVLAQSYLNRISEGIKPLQILAVSTNDGWSTDAPQPKVFISYQWDMQNKVQEIKRILEANGMPCWSDITPTMTRGSSSISSRSSLISLATSSESLQSHIQRNMKAAQIVLCCVTPRYLQSDNCAKDLVLADQLQKPIIPVLLRFIAWPPDTGPSQVKKILSQTSQIDLSNDKLYKQNFHLLLDRIRRQLTQQKT from the exons ATGAAAATAtcacaaaagaaaataaagaaggGTATCTTCATTTCATACTCTCCCAATGGTGGCTATGAGGAACGGAAGTTTGTTGCAGATACAgttaaacaatttaaagaaaatagTTTAAGTGAAGACATTTGGTTTGACAAAGATGAAAAGAATACAAATAGTCCTGCATGGTTTTCACAGCGCATGGAGGCATCTGAGAGATGCCGTGCCTCAGTTTGTTTCTTATCTGAAAGTTATTTCCAATGTCCTGTATCGATATATGAAGCAAGATGCCTTTTAGAAAGACGGCGTGGAGATAAACCGCCAAGAATATTCGCAGTTCTGTTAATAGATTCAATTAGCATTCCAAATGGGTATACTGAACTGATGGTTAATAGCATTAATTTAACAGGGTCTTATGCTAGTTTGAGTTTAGCCGAGAAATCttcacttgtgattggtaaatttATGGAAGATCTTGAAGCTTGTGCTTCTGTATTTGCAGCAAATACCCCAATTACCCCAGAAATGGACTTTACAGAAGATTACAAACAAAAGAAGCTATGTCGATGGACTGCAAATGACGTACAGAGCTGGTTATACTACCTAGGAATTCGGGAATTTTTTCAGCAAAGCTTCGCAGAACAGGCAGTTGATGGATTTTTATTGATGTCATTGATAGATTCTGATTTATCTGAACATCTTGCAATAGACAGTCGTGTCGTACGAAAAAAACTACTTCAGCAGATTTTTCTCACGCTTGAGAAGGAACAACGTTTGCAAGATAACTGGCATTTACGTTTACGCACACATCGCTCTCGTGCTGAGATTGTTTATCTCATTTATGATCCAGCTGATGTGAGGCTTGCGCAAAATTTTAAACAAGATCTACAGCGCAAGAATCTACAg GTTTTAACTCACGATAAGTTGGGTCAGTCTAAAGAGGAATTTCTTCAAATCAATGGCCGACTGCTGGCTCAAGCAAAGAACGTTATTGTTCTTCTCACAGAAGCATCGGTCTTGTCTCCATTTGTCTTCCATGAAGTGCTCTTTGCTGACTGGCTTGGCAAAACATTAGTTACAGTAATGTTCAAGAATGTATGGAGTAGAATGCGGCCATCTTTAAAAGCTGTATTAG GGGAATGTTCAGCTATTGACTTTGAGACAAAGATGTATTGCGATGGTATGGACATACTTCACCACCATATCAAACCTTTAAGGAAAGTTCCTGGTGTTGTATTAGCACAGAGTTACTTGAATAGGATAAGTGAAGGCATAAAACCACTTCAGATTTTAGCAGTATCAACCA ATGATGGCTGGTCAACTGATGCTCCACAGCCAAAGGTGTTCATCAGCTACCAATGGGACATGCAGAATAAGGTGCAAGAAATCAAGCGGATTTTAGAAGCCAATGGCATGCCATGCTGGTCTGACATCACTCCAACAATGACACGAGGAAGCAGCAGTATCAGTTCTAGAAGCAGCTTGATATCATTGGCAACATCTTCTGAATCCCTTCAGAGTCACATTCAGCGCAACATGAAAGCTGCTCAGATTGTTCTCTGCTGTGTCACTCCACGGTATCTCCAATCAGATAATTGCGCAAAAGATCTTGTTCTTGCAGATCAATTACAAAAACCTATTATACCGGTTTTACTGCGGTTTATTGCATGGCCCCCCGACACTGGTCCGTCTCAAGTGAAAAAGATTTTATCACAGACAAGTCAGATTGACCTCAGCAATGACAAACTTTACAAACAGAACTTTCATTTACTCTTAGATCGGATTCGTCGACAACTTACTCAGCAGAAGACATag
- the LOC140051632 gene encoding mitogen-activated protein kinase kinase kinase 20-like — MKKLLDKIKGRVQPSKSYSPLEINNNIEEISSIKEFKMLHVCGQGTFSSVYKAEWTERGIIVAAKKVLALSPNEREILDRLKNEHIIETYGTILQSPDHYIIMEYAAGGSLYNYLRCRNGDRLTTEHFYRWTEHATEAVRYLGSIHIAHRDIKSPNYLITENQLKLCDFGTAKFSKKGTSMTSQEKGSAAWMAPEMIRDRLASEKSDVYSLGVVIWELFTGGIPHAGADNHYQIMWLVAVNGVRPTIPEDCPAPLRQLMKDCWEEDRYSRPTAEDLLQKIRTKSLGLPLFV, encoded by the coding sequence ATGAAGAAGTTATTAGACAAGATAAAGGGTAGAGTGCAACCCTCAAAATCGTACTCACCACTtgaaattaacaataatattgaaGAGATTTCATCAATTAAAGAATTTAAGATGCTTCACGTATGTGGACAGGGTACCTTTAGCAGCGTGTATAAGGCAGAATGGACCGAACGTGGCATAATCGTAGCAGCTAAGAAGGTACTGGCGTTGTCACCAAACGAGCGCGAAATACTGGACCGTTTAAAAAACGAACACATTATTGAAACATATGGAACAATTTTACAGTCACCAGATCACTACATTATTATGGAGTATGCTGCCGGTGGTAGTCTGTATAACTATCTAAGATGTAGGAATGGAGATAGATTGACGACTGAACACTTTTATCGATGGACCGAGCACGCGACTGAGGCTGTCCGCTACTTGGGATCAATCCACATCGCACATAGAGATATTAAAAGCCCCAATTATTTGATAAcggaaaatcaattaaaattgtGCGATTTTGGTACTGCTAAGTTTAGTAAAAAGGGTACTTCAATGACGTCACAAGAAAAGGGCAGTGCGGCGTGGATGGCTCCTGAAATGATCCGCGATAGGCTGGCGTCAGAGAAATCAGACGTTTATTCTTTGGGTGTGGTTATCTGGGAACTGTTTACCGGCGGGATACCTCATGCAGGTGCCGATAATCACTACCAGATAATGTGGTTAGTAGCGGTGAACGGTGTTCGTCCTACCATACCAGAAGATTGTCCTGCGCCCTTGCGACAACTCATGAAGGACTGTTGGGAGGAAGATCGCTATTCGAGACCAACAGCGGAAGACCTCTTACAGAAGATTAGAACCAAATCGCTTGGATTGCCACTTTTTGTTTAA